In the genome of Nyctibius grandis isolate bNycGra1 chromosome 18, bNycGra1.pri, whole genome shotgun sequence, one region contains:
- the LOC137671951 gene encoding fibrinogen-like protein 1-like protein isoform X1 gives MCPLCRYDLQTQCLTGLQAGTSWLRGDLVLLPTVVMMLLLCASAGPAVPTASSRSGFPADCSRLRKTSPSGVYVIQPAGSPPRVVWCDMDTEGKGWTVVQRNSHDTELTWKQSWTTYKYGFGNVQGDHWLGTEYLHLLTQQGTYKVRFIVRDKANVTHYAEYDIFRVESETSGYPLRLGRFSGDGDDYLTLYHPKKGGIHDNMKFSTTDKDQDQYSGNCANSYGGWWYDRCQNVLLNAKKHILWPGFCDKGDCASSLILVKPTDIC, from the exons ATGTGCCCCCTCTGCCGATACGACCTGCAGACACAGTGCCTGACAG GGCTCCAGGCTGGGACAAGTTGGCTCCGTGGGGACCTTGTCCTCCTACCCACCGTGGTGATGATGCTTCTCCTCTGTGCGAGCGCTGGTCCAGCAGTACCCACTGCCAGCTCCCGGAGTG GCTTCCCCGCAGACTGCAGCCGTCTCCGCAAGACCAGCCCCAGCGGGGTGTACGTCATCCAGCCGGCAGGGTCACCCCCACGCGTGGTGTGGTGTGACATGGACACCGAAGGCAAGGGCTGGACTGTTGTCCAGAGAAACTCTCATGACACTGAGCTTACATGGAAGCAATCCTGGACCACCTACAAGTACGGCTTCGGGAACGTGCAGGGTGATCACTGGCTGGGCACCGAGTACCTGCACCTGCTGACGCAGCAGGGCACCTACAAGGTCCGCTTCATCGTGCGGGATAAAGCCAACGTCACCCATTACGCCGAGTACGACATCTTCAGGGTGGAGAGTGAGACTAGCGGGTACCCACTGAGGCTGGGCCGGTTTTCTGGTGATGGGGATGACTATCTGACCCTCTATCACCCCAAGAAGGGGGGCATACATGACAACATGAAATTCAGCACGACCGACAAGGACCAGGACCAGTACAGCGGGAACTGTGCCAACAGCTATGGGGGCTGGTGGTACGACAGGTGCCAGAACGTCCTGCTCAATGCCAAAAAACACATCCTTTGGCCAGGATTCTGTGATAAAGGCGACTGTGCATCCTCCCTCATCCTGGTCAAACCCACCGATATATGCTGA
- the LOC137672005 gene encoding fibrinogen-like protein 1-like protein: MATQCLCLLLFTCLLVLAASLPAFDIKNLHLLNGTLDEIMNVPPESSELDNGDKHVRQVRDVAPHPPPGHGWPKDCSEIPAGSRSGVYIIQPKGLHHLVVYCEMNVTNGGWTVIQRNQKDTPVTWAESWSTYKYGFGSVRTEYWLGTEYIHQIAKQKVYQVRFIIQDSTGNINFADYNLFSVEDESHGYRLRLGSYAGTAGDAMTSDNPKNMHDNMKFSTKDQDQDTYSKNCAYSYEGGWWYSACYSVRLNFKGGMTWGSLCKGNCKSSLILIKPAPYC, encoded by the exons ATGG CTACCCAGTGCCTTTGTCTCCTGCTTTTCACCTGCCTGCTGGTCCTGGCAGCATCTCTTCCTGCCTTTGACATAAAAAACTTGCATCTCCTCAATGGCACGCTGGATGAAATTATGAATGTTCCTCCAGAGTCCTCCGAACTCG ATAATGGTGACAAACATGTTCGACAGGTCAGAGACGTTGCCCCCCACCCACCACCAGGCCATG GTTGGCCCAAGGACTGCAGCGAGATCCCCGCTGGCAGCCGCAGTGGCGTCTACATCATTCAGCCGAAAGGGCTCCACCACCTCGTGGTGTACTGCGAAATGAATGTGACAAACGGGGGCTGGACGGTCATCCAGAGGAACCAGAAAGACACGCCAGTCACCTGGGCCGAGTCCTGGAGCACATACAAGTATGGCTTTGGGAGCGTGCGCACCGAGTACTGGCTGGGCACTGAGTACATCCATCAGATTGCCAAGCAGAAGGTCTACCAGGTCAGGTTTATCATCCAGGACTCCACAGGCAACATCAATTTCGCAGACTACAACCTCTTCAGCGTGGAAGATGAGTCCCACGGCTACCGGCTGAGGCTGGGCTCCTACGCAGGGACGGCGGGGGATGCCATGACTTCAGACAATCCCAAAAACATGCATGACAACATGAAGTTCTCCACGAAGGATCAGGATCAGGACACTTACAGTAAGAACTGTGCCTACAGCTATGAGGGCGGGTGGTGGTACTCGGCGTGTTATTCTGTACGGCTGAATTTCAAGGGCGGCATGACATGGGGCAGCCTGTGCAAAGGGAACTGCAAATCCTCCCTTATACTCATCAAACCAGCTCCATATTGTTag
- the VPS37D gene encoding vacuolar protein sorting-associated protein 37D, whose protein sequence is MSRPLAPPGSPRRLGALSTAQLRALLRDEPRLQRAARLSRKFQSLQLEREMCLASNCALARVNLSLRPRLEDGKASLAIKYQELQEIREACWDKQQRLEAYLEKWSPQSALGQLQAKLNASEAESEAQIEQFLAQDLPLDSFLESFCQSRTRSHVCRTQLEKLQELLQKDQVGRDPAGPAGRPGALASPAPARFAPLRSGVAPKAFNLSYGFVPAFLIPSEAAVPFAMPAAPPRHHLPALGHQPASPCSEIPRLGSPLHLVRHIPLLSPQPFRRQQRLRHQKWEPPQR, encoded by the exons ATGTCCCGGCCCCTGGCGCCGCCCGGCTCCCCGCGCCGCCTCGGCGCGCTCAGCACCGCGCAGCTCCGCGCCCTGCTGCGGGACGAGCCCCGGCTGCAGCGCGCCGCCCGCCTCAGCAGGAAG TTTCAGAGCCTGCAGCTGGAGCGAGAGATGTGTTTGGCTTCAAACTGTGCCTTGGCCAGGGTGAACCTGTCCCTGCGCCCGCGGCTGGAGGACGGGAAGGCTTCCCTAGCCATCAAGtaccaggagctgcaggagataCGAGAGGCGTGTTGGGACAAGCAGCAGCGCCTGG AGGCGTACCTGGAGAAGTGGAGCCCACAGAGCGCCCTGGGCCAGCTCCAAGCCAAGCTCAATGCTTCTGAGGCCGAGTCGGAG GCACAGATAGAGCAGTTCCTGGCCCAGGACCTGCCCCTCGATTCCTTTCTGGAGTCCTTCTGCCAGAGCCGCACACGCTCCCACGTCTGCCGGACGCAGCTGGAGAaactgcaggagctgctgcagaaggacCAGGTGGGCAGGGACCCTGCGGGCCCCGCAGGGCGCCCAGGTGCCCTGGCTAGCCCAGCACCAGCCCGCTTTGCCCCGTTGCGGAGTGGAGTAGCTCCCAAAGCCTTCAATCTCTCCTACGGCTTTGTGCCTGCCTTTCTCATCCCCTCGGAGGCCGCTGTGCCCTTTGCCATGCCGGCTGCACCTCCCAGACACCATCTCCCAGCCCTGGGACACCAGCCAGCATCTCCCTGCTCCGAAATCCCGCGCCTGGGCTCGCCCCTGCACCTCGTCAGACACATCCCCCtgctcagcccccagcccttCCGCAGGCAGCAGCGGCTGCGACACCAGAAGTGGGAGCCTCCACAACGGTAG
- the LOC137671951 gene encoding dnaJ homolog subfamily C member 30, mitochondrial-like isoform X2 encodes MEPAALGRLRHLLPAAPRAPRPGRPLAPSRGGQTGGGGAQGPSRNLYEVLGVPATATAAQIKTAYYEQSFRYHPDRNAGSAAAAARFTAVSEAYRVLGSAVLRRRYDRGLLTAEELRDAPRPSGRPPAPSPPHAPTTARRGPMPPPFDFDAFYRAHYGEQLERERVLRMRREQLRLRQEEAAAQGRLQLLSSLSVGLIFFLGFAVLYGLK; translated from the coding sequence ATGGAGCCGGCAGCGCTCGGCCGCCTGCGCCACctcctgcccgccgccccgcgggccccgcggcccggccgccccctgGCGCCGTCCCGCGGCGGGCAGACGGGCGGCGGCGGAGCTCAGGGGCCGAGCCGAAACCTGTACGAGGTGCTGGGGGTCCCGGCCACGGCGACGGCGGCGCAGATCAAGACGGCGTACTACGAGCAGTCGTTCCGCTACCACCCCGACCGCAACGccggcagcgccgccgccgccgcccgcttCACCGCCGTTAGCGAGGCCTACCGGGTGCTGGGCAGCGCCGTCCTGCGCCGCAGGTACGACCGCGGCCTCCTCACCGCCGAGGAGCTGCGCGACGCCCCCCGGCCCTcgggccgcccgcccgccccgtcGCCGCCCCACGCCCCCACCACCGCCCGCCGCGGGCCCATGCCGCCGCCCTTCGACTTCGACGCCTTCTACCGGGCGCACTACGGGGAGCAGCTGGAGCGGGAGCGGGTGCTGCGGATGCGGCGGGAGCAGCTGCGCCTCCGCCAGGAGGAGGCCGCGGCCCAGGGACGCTTAcagctcctctccagcctctcgGTAGGGCTCATCTTCTTCCTGGGGTTCGCTGTCCTCTACGGCCTCAAGTGA
- the BUD23 gene encoding 18S rRNA (guanine-N(7))-methyltransferase: MAGSGRRPEHRGPPELFYDEAEARKYTQNSRVVEIQSQMSERAVELLGLPEDRPCLLLDVGCGSGLSGDYISDEGHYWIGMDISPAMLDVAVEREVEGDLLLADVGHGIPFRPGMFDGCISISAVQWLCNADKKSHSPPKRLYRFFSTLYTALARGSRAVLQLYPENSEQLELITAQAMRAGFTGGMVVDYPNSAKAKKFFLCLFVGTSGTLPKGLGTECADREEMHQAKFTNERTRFRNTKGKSVKKSRDWILEKKERRRRQGKEVRADTKYTGRKRRPRF; this comes from the exons ATGGCGGGCAGCGGGCGGCGGCCCGAGCACCGGGGGCCGCCCGAGCTG TTCTACGATGAGGCCGAGGCGCGGAAGTACACGCAGAA CTCCCGGGTGGTGGAGATCCAGTCGCAGATGTCGGAGCGGgctgtggagctgctgggacTGCCCGAGGACCGGCCATGCCTCCTCCTGGACGTGGG CTGTGGCTCTGGGCTGAGTGGGGATTACATCTCCGACGAGGGTCACTACTGGATTGGTATGGACATCAGCCCTGCCATGCTAG ATGTGgctgtggagagggaggtggaaGGAGACCTTCTCCTTGCAGATGTGGGTCATGGCATTCCCTTCAGGCCTGGCATGTTTGACGGCTGTATTAG tatttCCGCAGTGCAGTGGCTTTGTAATGCTGACAAGAAATCACACAGCCCTCCAAAACGACTTTATCGATTCTTCTCAACTCTTTATACTGCCTTG GCCCGAGGATCCCGAGCCGTCCTGCAGCTGTACCCCGAGAACTCAGAACAG ctgGAGCTCATCACAGCCCAGGCCATGAGAGCTGGCTTTACCGGGGGAATGGTGGTAGATTACCCCAACAGCGCCAAAGCCAAGAA GTTCTTCCTTTGTCTCTTCGTTGGGACATCTGGCACGTTACCAAAG ggcCTTGGTACTGAGTGTGCTGACAGAGAAGAGATGCACCAGGCAAAGTTCACCAATGAGAG GACACGGTTCAGAAACACCAAGGGCAAGTCTGTGAAGAAAAGCCGGGACTGGATCCTGGAGAAGAAGGAGCGTAGACGACGACAGGGCAA GGAAGTGCGAGCAGACACGAAATACACTGGTCGAAAGCGCCGCCCTCGCTTTTGA